In Catharus ustulatus isolate bCatUst1 chromosome 29, bCatUst1.pri.v2, whole genome shotgun sequence, the following are encoded in one genomic region:
- the R3HDM4 gene encoding R3H domain-containing protein 4: MVVLRGGAGPEEPFPRIEDCLPLLEDSPSKRFSPSKRKQYYINKAIRNSDLIPRAKGRKSLQRLENTRYLMTLLEQDDCGSDEGELTHSAPPSIFTEACNNETYVEIWNDFMNRSGEEQERVLLYLEEEARKKHRRKLPVKNEDKWKELPAYTPQECFQRISRRLRATLKRGRIPMGTLEGLEEELLAFFSVTPHSVYTALMDNSFERLLLHALCQYMDLVSASSDIEGKRQMKVSNKHRVFLPPELLLSDYLGQMS, encoded by the exons ATGGTGGTGCtgcggggcggcgcgggccccGAGGAGCCGTTCCC gaggatCGAGGactgcctgcccctgctggAGGACTCCCCGTCCAAGCGGTTCTCCCCGTCCAAGAGGAAGCAGTATTACATCAACAAGGCCATCCGCAACTCCGACCTCATCCCGAGGGCCAAGGGCCGCAAGAGCCTCCAGAGGCTGGAGAACA CTCGCTACCTGATGACCCTTCTGGAGCAGGATGACTGCGGGAGTGACGAGGGAGAGCTCACCCACTCAGCTCCCCCCAGCATCTTCACTGAGGCCTGTAACAATGAGACCTATGTGGAG ATCTGGAACGACTTCATGAACCGGTCAGGAGAAGAGCAGGAGCGGGTCCTGCTGTACCTGGAGGAGGAGGCCAGGAAGAAGCACAGGAGGAAGCTGCCTGTCAAGAATGAAGACAAGTGGAAAG agctcccagcctACACACCCCAGGAGTGTTTCCAGCGCATCAGCCGCCGCCTGCGCGCCACCCTGAAGCGGGGCCGGATCCCCATG GGAAcgctggaggggctggaggaagagctgctggcCTTCTTCTCTGTCACACCCCACTCTGTCTACACAGCACTGATGGACAACAG CTTTGAGCGGCTCCTGCTCCACGCACTCTGCCAGTACATGGATCTCGTCTCTGCCA GTTCGGACATCGAAGGGAAACGTCAGATGAAAGTGAGCAACAAACACCGCGTGTTCCTGCCCCCcgagctgctgctctcagactACCTGGGGCAGATGAGCTGA